Proteins encoded in a region of the Trypanosoma brucei brucei TREU927 chromosome 5, complete sequence genome:
- a CDS encoding variant surface glycoprotein (VSG, atypical), putative, whose translation MAMPGYAATASVILMMVPQSSDADTATAAHASVYKALCSVLQLQAGKIKAPDQEQEWQNAMETINDVNMTLGGPAWVNQFLKPDGTQKQWDPQTSPAKENSHWASSWAEWAASAERVFKKHGADSRPSNFSKLSITDQQLKLARTRMSLILEQASTLQTKIKSLQAAIDNAEPAKIKKLLTEAAIGTGEAAKEFTDAGKTSAARASAAFCGAGTVTGTDDCLADILICVCTQGNSDIPTGANKICSDHASNHAPKAHNLAAENDIKNQYDALVKDCNFNTEEEITPDKMLTALRSLESHIKIFKTDAYFGTTDGAATCDGTRTNGVCFKMPKYKTGKKGMQELAWATKIETAAAAMRAGATAASTSNALAASLTLLSKAAEGLASESKLFAAATTGQSSGNQPATDHLRATKEAERVCKTANDNQKECENLKDKGCVFNPKGGEGKKCTLSEEAKKKVEKENQEKWWNDGKRESNRYTRHTKKKDCEKENEGHKPGEKANCGRIEDKCNDSSFFVNKKMALSMAAAVMSLVAF comes from the coding sequence ATGGCAATGCCAGGTTACGCAGCAACAGCGTCAGTCATTTTGATGATGGTACCACAAAGCAGTGACGCCGACACTGCAACCGCAGCGCACGCCAGCGTTTATAAAGCTCTGTGCAGTGTATTACAACTACAAGCAGGGAAGATCAAAGCTCCAGACCAGGAACAGGAATGGCAAAACGCAATGGAGACTATCAACGACGTTAACATGACTTTAGGGGGACCCGCGTGGGTAAATCAATTTCTAAAACCAGACGGAACCCAGAAGCAATGGGACCCGCAAACGTCGCCAGCCAAAGAAAATTCTCACTGGGCTTCCAGCTGGGCGGAATGGGCAGCAAGCGCCGAAAGAGTCTTCAAGAAGCACGGCGCCGACAGCAGACCCAGCAACTTCTCCAAACTATCCATAACAGACCAACAGCTAAAGCTTGCGCGAACAAGAATGAGCCTCATTCTAGAACAAGCTTCAACCCTACAGACCAAAATCAAGAGTCTTCAGGCAGCCATCGACAATGCCGAACCAGCAAAGATTAAAAAACTGCTCACAGAGGCGGCGATCGGAACAGGGGAAGCGGCAAAAGAGTTCACCGATGCCGGGAAAACATCAGCGGCAAGGGCCTCGGCAGCTTTCTGCGGAGCAGGCACGGTAACAGGCACTGACGACTGCTTAGCGGACATTTTAATTTGTGTATGCACCCAAGGAAACTCAGACATCCCAACGGGCGCAAACAAGATCTGCAGTGATCACGCCAGCAACCATGCACCAAAAGCACATAACCTGGCAGCGGAAAACGATATCAAAAACCAATACGACGCCTTGGTAAAAGACTGTAACTTCAATacggaggaggaaataaCACCGGACAAGATGCTCACAGCGCTGCGGAGCTTAGAAAGCCACATCAAGATTTTCAAAACGGACGCTTACTTCGGCACCACTGACGGAGCAGCGACCTGCGACGGGACAAGAACAAACGGCGTTTGCTTCAAAATGCCCAAATATAAAACAGGCAAAAAAGGTATGCAGGAGCTAGCATGGGCAACAAAAATTgaaactgcagcagcagcaatgcGAGCaggagcaacagcagcaagcaCAAGCAATGCCTTAGCAGCTTCTCTAACGCTCCTCTCAAAGGCAGCCGAAGGACTGGCATCTGAGAGCAAACTatttgcagcagcaacaacgggGCAAAGTAGCGGCAACCAACCCGCAACAGACCACCTAAGAGCCACAAAGGAAGCAGAACGAGTTTGCAAAACAGCAAACGACAACCAGAAAGAATGTGAAAACTTAAAGGATAAGGGGTGCGTTTTTAACCCCAAAGgaggcgaaggaaaaaagtgcacattgagtgaagaggccaaaaagaaagtagaaaaagaaaaccaagaaAAATGGTGGAATGATGGGAAACGTGAGTCAAATAGGTACACAAGacataccaaaaaaaaggactgtgaaaaggaaaatgagggTCACAAACCCGGAGAAAAAGCCAACTGTGGTCGAATTGAAGACAAGTGCAATGATTCTAGTTTTtttgtaaataagaaaatggccctgagtatggctgctgctgttatGAGTTTGGTGGCATTTTAG